A genomic region of Persephonella marina EX-H1 contains the following coding sequences:
- the argF gene encoding ornithine carbamoyltransferase, giving the protein MKRDFLNISDLNRDEIFQIIEYAVKLKKGEIKDQTLKGKSIGLIFMKPSTRTRLSFEVGVYQMGGQPIYIQGSSTQMSRGEDIKDTGRVMSRYLDGIVIRTYSHSEVEELSRYFDKPVINALTDYLHPCQILADLQTIYERLGKIEGIKVAFVGDGNNVANTWLIAGGLVGFNVSVATPEGYEPSGKAVYEAFKLSEKSGAEIQITNDPVEAVKEADVVYTDVWVSMGQEGEKEKKELFKGFTVNSDLLSHASKNVIVMHCLPAHKGEEITEDIFEKYSDVIFDEAENRLHAQKALMSLLFK; this is encoded by the coding sequence TTGAAAAGGGATTTTTTAAATATCTCAGACCTTAACAGAGATGAGATATTCCAGATAATAGAGTACGCAGTAAAACTAAAAAAAGGTGAGATAAAAGATCAGACATTAAAGGGAAAGTCTATAGGTCTTATATTTATGAAACCTTCAACAAGAACAAGGCTCTCCTTTGAGGTAGGTGTCTACCAGATGGGTGGACAGCCTATATACATTCAGGGATCCTCAACACAGATGAGCAGAGGTGAGGACATAAAAGATACCGGAAGGGTTATGTCAAGATACCTTGACGGTATAGTTATAAGAACGTACTCTCACAGCGAGGTTGAGGAGCTATCAAGATATTTTGATAAACCTGTTATAAATGCCCTTACAGACTATCTCCATCCCTGTCAGATACTTGCCGATCTCCAGACGATATACGAGAGACTTGGGAAGATTGAAGGTATAAAGGTTGCGTTTGTTGGAGATGGGAACAATGTTGCAAACACATGGCTTATAGCTGGAGGTCTTGTAGGTTTTAATGTTTCTGTTGCGACGCCTGAAGGGTATGAGCCATCAGGAAAGGCCGTTTATGAAGCTTTCAAGCTCTCTGAGAAGTCTGGAGCAGAGATTCAGATAACAAACGATCCTGTTGAGGCTGTAAAGGAGGCTGATGTTGTTTACACAGATGTCTGGGTTAGTATGGGTCAGGAAGGAGAGAAAGAGAAAAAAGAGCTCTTCAAAGGTTTCACAGTAAACAGTGATCTTTTATCACACGCATCCAAGAATGTTATTGTTATGCACTGCTTACCTGCACACAAAGGTGAGGAGATAACCGAGGATATATTTGAGAAGTATTCGGATGTTATCTTTGATGAAGCTGAAAACAGACTTCATGCACAGAAAGCATTAATGAGCTTACTATTCAAATAA
- a CDS encoding DUF2173 family protein, giving the protein MRFEDFLKHPDTMFILDKESKKVLLSLEGLPKDHERFIHSMSLINYNIALLEAEGWKFISGKYDIIPIDFCSASSEKYSIFFDDKYTVLVKTSDKLKDLYKKIKETPLDKLILEESVEAAGSVSEYGDIIDYKGDFTDEEIKIFDSIVNTNDILFKLQADMLSVVSGLIWYPLLGWFIKGKEHTLCSSLGKWAVIKSESFREYIR; this is encoded by the coding sequence ATGAGATTTGAGGATTTTCTAAAACATCCGGACACTATGTTCATCCTTGATAAAGAGTCAAAAAAGGTTCTGTTATCACTCGAGGGTCTCCCAAAGGATCATGAAAGGTTTATACATTCAATGAGTCTGATAAACTACAATATAGCCCTTTTAGAAGCAGAGGGGTGGAAATTTATATCAGGGAAGTACGATATAATCCCAATTGATTTCTGTAGCGCTTCAAGTGAAAAATACTCCATATTCTTTGATGATAAGTACACAGTCCTCGTTAAAACATCTGATAAACTGAAAGATCTTTATAAGAAGATAAAAGAAACGCCACTTGATAAACTTATCCTTGAAGAGAGTGTGGAAGCTGCAGGCTCTGTCTCTGAGTACGGGGACATTATTGATTATAAAGGCGATTTTACAGATGAGGAGATAAAGATTTTTGACAGTATTGTCAACACAAACGATATTCTCTTTAAACTCCAGGCTGATATGCTCTCTGTAGTCTCAGGGTTGATATGGTATCCGCTCTTAGGATGGTTCATAAAAGGAAAGGAACATACATTGTGTTCATCCCTTGGAAAATGGGCTGTTATAAAGAGTGAGAGCTTCAGGGAGTACATAAGATAA
- the gltA gene encoding NADPH-dependent glutamate synthase produces the protein MAQEKRKRQKKVYRRHDRNPMPMLPPDVRAKTFKEFTFGYGHTVAKDEAFRCLLCNRPTCVESCPVENDMPKWIEAIQQNRVFDAYKILRQTSPFSSVCGRVCPVDRLCESTCVLTFKDNGLSVAIGALERFVADSVRTSGIEWVDEKEPPTGKKVAVIGAGPAGLAAAYFLARKGHSVTIFEALPYTGGVMRYGIPEPRLTREALDYEIELIKKLGVEIKTGVIIGEDITINDLRRDYDAIFIGVGSGRGKKMGIPGEDLKGVYTAIGFLMKVNTGEVHPLLAPDEDVEIPKGKRVAVIGGGFTAVDCAIVSIRLGNETHVVYRRTRDTSSARDEEWDHLAEEGCHLHWLTQPVEVIGNEKGEVVGLKCIKMELVPDEKGGRPRPKPIEGSEHTIECDVVIMAVGQGDNPTAYKNVEGLAIDKWNNLSTVDKRYRTNIEGIFAGGDVVNGGDTVVTAIRHGRDAADAIHEYLMTGKWEYEKEN, from the coding sequence ATGGCGCAGGAGAAGAGAAAAAGACAGAAGAAGGTATATAGAAGACACGACAGAAATCCGATGCCCATGCTTCCACCTGATGTAAGGGCAAAAACATTTAAAGAGTTCACATTTGGATATGGGCATACAGTTGCCAAGGACGAGGCTTTCAGATGCCTTCTATGTAACAGACCTACATGTGTTGAGTCATGTCCTGTAGAAAATGATATGCCTAAATGGATTGAAGCTATACAGCAGAACAGGGTTTTTGATGCATATAAAATACTGAGACAGACATCTCCTTTCAGTTCGGTATGTGGTAGGGTCTGTCCTGTAGACAGACTTTGTGAAAGTACATGTGTTCTCACATTTAAAGACAACGGTCTTTCAGTTGCTATAGGAGCCCTTGAGAGATTTGTTGCTGACAGTGTGAGAACATCTGGAATAGAATGGGTAGATGAGAAAGAACCACCAACAGGTAAAAAAGTTGCTGTAATAGGGGCTGGTCCTGCAGGTCTTGCTGCAGCTTACTTCCTTGCGAGAAAAGGGCACAGTGTAACAATATTTGAGGCTCTCCCTTATACAGGTGGTGTTATGAGATACGGCATACCTGAGCCAAGACTTACAAGGGAAGCCCTTGATTATGAGATAGAACTTATAAAGAAGCTTGGTGTTGAGATAAAAACCGGTGTGATAATTGGTGAGGATATCACCATAAATGATCTCAGAAGGGATTACGACGCTATATTCATAGGTGTCGGTTCAGGTAGAGGAAAGAAGATGGGAATCCCTGGAGAGGATCTGAAAGGTGTTTACACAGCTATAGGATTTTTAATGAAGGTAAATACTGGTGAGGTTCATCCGTTACTCGCGCCAGACGAGGATGTTGAGATACCAAAAGGTAAAAGAGTGGCTGTTATAGGTGGTGGATTTACAGCTGTTGACTGTGCGATAGTCTCAATAAGACTTGGAAATGAAACACATGTTGTTTACAGAAGAACAAGAGATACATCCTCTGCAAGGGACGAAGAATGGGATCACCTCGCTGAGGAAGGCTGTCACCTTCACTGGTTAACACAGCCTGTTGAGGTTATAGGAAACGAGAAAGGTGAGGTTGTGGGTCTAAAATGTATAAAGATGGAGCTTGTTCCTGATGAAAAAGGAGGAAGACCAAGACCAAAACCTATTGAAGGATCAGAACATACAATAGAGTGTGATGTTGTTATTATGGCTGTTGGACAGGGAGACAACCCTACGGCCTATAAAAATGTTGAAGGACTTGCCATTGATAAATGGAATAACCTCTCAACTGTTGATAAAAGATACAGAACGAATATTGAGGGGATATTTGCAGGTGGTGATGTAGTTAACGGTGGTGATACAGTTGTTACAGCAATAAGACATGGAAGAGATGCTGCTGACGCAATACATGAGTACCTGATGACTGGTAAGTGGGAATACGAAAAGGAAAACTAA
- a CDS encoding EAL domain-containing protein, whose translation MELDSDIMENHLNGIAFFTEGGDYLFSNEMFKRFLQKEENHLKGKNIVEIFKDIIFDRLKRSFEKNRYFAQKIKINDKNFAVFVFPVIDKLKNRLLVFLVEATQKDIQEMRELLNTLIEKSPAGSFIYRETFIFSNRTFQEITGFSEEELKKIRPWEIVHPKFREDVIKTINDRLSGKMMDKHYDLLTIISKDGKEKHLELITTTIKYQGKYAGMGVCVDRTEKVELEKRLNYLYSHDELTGLPNRKKFIENLKKALDYARKNNHLVAVILIDIKDFKIINKQYGYETGDKVLISISKKLEELMTDVDSVARVGDDKFGILLYAFRSFEKLTGKIEDVFNSVEGEYSINGFKIFVEIKMGVSVFPKDGVYPDDLYKNAEIALLKAKRTPGKSFEFFSKNIYSEITRILNLKEKIRKVIEENNILIYYQPIINLKTGEIDSLEALFRLNDGNETVILPKDIIPVAEETGLIVELGERILNSVLKFSKKVPQNIKLSVNISSIQLNKPMFDRDFLLSLENSDIPPDRIVIELTETAIMDSVSENITKLRNLKEKGIKIAIDDFGTGYSSLNYLKILPVDFLKIDRSFVKGIGRDRNDEMIVKTIISMAKSMNLKTIAEGVETEEQLRFLIENGCDYGQGYYFGKPVPEDKIMEVID comes from the coding sequence ATGGAGTTAGACAGTGACATTATGGAAAATCATCTAAACGGTATAGCTTTTTTTACTGAAGGTGGAGACTATCTGTTCTCAAATGAGATGTTTAAAAGATTTCTGCAAAAAGAAGAGAATCATCTGAAGGGTAAGAATATAGTAGAAATATTTAAAGACATTATATTTGATAGATTAAAAAGGTCATTTGAAAAAAACAGATATTTTGCACAGAAGATAAAAATAAACGATAAGAACTTTGCTGTTTTTGTTTTTCCGGTAATAGATAAACTAAAAAACAGGCTTCTTGTGTTCCTTGTTGAGGCAACACAGAAGGACATACAGGAGATGAGAGAGTTGCTTAACACACTGATAGAAAAATCACCGGCAGGAAGCTTCATATACAGGGAGACATTTATATTCTCAAACAGAACATTCCAGGAGATAACAGGTTTTTCTGAAGAGGAGCTGAAAAAGATAAGACCGTGGGAGATAGTTCATCCAAAATTCAGAGAGGATGTTATAAAAACGATAAATGATAGACTGTCAGGAAAGATGATGGACAAGCATTACGACCTTCTGACAATAATATCAAAAGACGGGAAAGAAAAGCATCTTGAACTTATTACAACAACGATAAAATATCAGGGAAAGTATGCAGGGATGGGTGTCTGCGTTGACAGGACGGAAAAGGTTGAGCTTGAAAAAAGGCTGAACTATCTTTACAGCCATGATGAGCTTACAGGACTTCCTAACAGAAAAAAGTTTATAGAAAATCTCAAAAAAGCCCTTGATTATGCAAGGAAAAATAACCATCTCGTTGCAGTTATCCTTATTGACATAAAGGACTTTAAGATAATAAACAAACAGTATGGGTATGAAACAGGTGACAAGGTTCTTATATCAATATCAAAAAAACTTGAAGAGTTAATGACAGATGTTGATTCTGTAGCAAGGGTAGGTGATGACAAGTTTGGTATCTTACTTTACGCATTCAGAAGTTTTGAGAAGCTGACAGGAAAGATAGAGGATGTTTTCAACTCTGTTGAGGGTGAGTACAGCATAAACGGTTTTAAGATATTCGTTGAGATAAAGATGGGTGTGTCCGTATTTCCCAAAGATGGTGTTTATCCTGATGATCTTTATAAAAATGCAGAGATAGCATTACTTAAGGCCAAAAGAACACCTGGCAAAAGCTTTGAGTTTTTCTCAAAGAATATATACTCCGAGATAACAAGGATACTAAACCTTAAGGAGAAGATAAGAAAGGTTATAGAGGAAAACAATATTCTGATTTACTACCAGCCAATAATAAACCTGAAAACAGGTGAGATTGACAGTCTTGAAGCACTTTTCAGGCTTAATGATGGTAACGAAACAGTAATTCTTCCTAAAGACATAATACCTGTTGCTGAAGAGACGGGACTGATTGTGGAACTTGGCGAGAGAATACTTAACTCTGTTCTAAAATTCTCAAAAAAAGTACCCCAGAATATAAAACTGTCTGTTAACATATCATCTATACAGCTGAACAAGCCTATGTTTGACAGAGACTTTCTATTATCGTTGGAGAACTCAGATATACCTCCAGACAGGATAGTTATAGAGCTAACAGAAACGGCGATTATGGACAGTGTATCAGAAAATATTACAAAACTCAGAAATCTGAAGGAAAAAGGGATAAAGATAGCCATAGATGATTTTGGAACAGGTTACTCATCATTGAACTACCTGAAGATACTTCCTGTTGATTTCCTAAAGATAGACAGATCATTTGTAAAAGGTATTGGCAGAGATAGAAATGATGAGATGATAGTGAAAACGATCATATCAATGGCAAAAAGTATGAATCTTAAAACGATAGCTGAGGGTGTTGAGACTGAAGAACAGCTTAGATTTCTCATAGAAAACGGATGTGACTACGGACAGGGTTACTACTTTGGGAAACCCGTTCCAGAGGATAAAATAATGGAAGTTATAGATTAA
- a CDS encoding aspartate carbamoyltransferase catalytic subunit, translating into MKNLISVNNIELKDFEGIYKLFRDYKEKYKNGETKFTDLRGYSILLPFFESSTRTRTSFELAGKILGADTINISGSSSSVKKGETLYDTIKTLEAMNADFIVLRHYMSGAAHIVANKVKSRVINAGDGTHEHPSQALLDAFTILEKKGKIEGLKIVIVGDILHSRVARSDIKLLKMLGAEITICGPQTMLPRHLEVFEVDYVTTDVNEALKGKDVAIFLRIQLERQKKVFFSTLNEYSIRYGLNQERVNLLKEDAVIMHPGPVNRGIEMQSELVYGDRSLILDQVENGLFTRMAIYRYLLQN; encoded by the coding sequence TTGAAAAACTTAATATCTGTAAATAATATTGAACTGAAGGATTTTGAAGGTATATATAAACTGTTCAGAGATTACAAGGAAAAATATAAAAACGGGGAAACAAAGTTTACAGACCTTAGAGGATACTCAATACTCCTCCCATTTTTTGAAAGCTCAACAAGAACAAGAACATCATTTGAACTTGCAGGCAAGATATTAGGAGCCGATACGATAAATATATCAGGATCTTCAAGCTCTGTAAAAAAAGGGGAAACACTTTACGACACAATAAAAACCCTTGAGGCTATGAATGCAGACTTTATAGTTTTAAGACATTATATGTCAGGCGCTGCACATATCGTAGCAAACAAAGTAAAATCCAGAGTTATAAATGCAGGGGACGGAACACATGAGCATCCTTCACAGGCTCTTTTAGATGCCTTTACCATTCTTGAAAAGAAAGGGAAGATAGAAGGACTGAAGATTGTAATAGTTGGGGATATACTTCACAGCAGGGTGGCAAGATCAGACATAAAGCTTTTAAAGATGTTAGGTGCAGAAATAACGATATGCGGCCCACAGACCATGCTTCCGAGACATCTTGAGGTTTTTGAGGTTGACTACGTCACAACAGATGTTAATGAGGCATTGAAGGGGAAAGATGTGGCTATATTCCTGAGGATACAGCTTGAAAGACAGAAAAAGGTGTTCTTCTCAACATTAAACGAGTACTCAATAAGGTATGGGCTTAATCAGGAAAGGGTTAACCTTCTCAAAGAGGATGCCGTCATAATGCATCCAGGTCCTGTAAACAGAGGTATTGAGATGCAGAGTGAACTTGTGTATGGGGATAGAAGTCTTATACTGGATCAGGTGGAAAACGGTCTTTTCACAAGAATGGCTATATACAGATATCTACTACAGAACTAA
- the lgt gene encoding prolipoprotein diacylglyceryl transferase has translation MFPDLIKIGDFVIHTYGLLVALGMIASFYTATYFGKKEGLNVKNVENLFLFTVLGGLVGARIAYILEHPDEFRSLIDYIAVWKGGIDWFGAFIGGAIVLYLLLKKYSIPVLKAADIAGISVVLGHGIGRLGCTAAGCCYGKPVPEDSIFRSIGITFPDHPHTAAPHGFPLYPTQPAEALGNFLIFGVLFYIYRKKSFDGQIFSIYLILYGIERFLLEFWRGVTPPLPVIGLTWNQIVTAGMVVAGVVILLYGLKRKKR, from the coding sequence ATGTTTCCTGATCTGATAAAGATAGGTGATTTTGTTATTCATACCTACGGACTTCTTGTTGCGTTAGGTATGATAGCTTCATTCTATACAGCCACATACTTTGGGAAAAAAGAAGGACTTAATGTAAAAAATGTGGAAAATCTCTTTCTTTTCACTGTTTTAGGTGGTCTTGTTGGGGCAAGGATAGCCTATATACTGGAACATCCGGATGAGTTCAGATCACTTATTGATTATATAGCTGTATGGAAAGGTGGTATTGACTGGTTTGGTGCATTCATAGGTGGAGCGATAGTTCTTTACCTTCTTCTGAAAAAATACTCAATCCCTGTGCTTAAAGCTGCAGATATAGCTGGAATATCTGTGGTACTTGGTCACGGTATAGGAAGGCTTGGATGCACAGCAGCAGGATGCTGTTACGGAAAGCCTGTTCCTGAAGACTCTATCTTCAGATCTATAGGGATAACATTCCCAGATCATCCTCACACAGCTGCACCACATGGATTTCCACTTTATCCGACACAGCCGGCAGAGGCTTTAGGAAACTTCCTTATATTTGGAGTACTTTTTTATATTTATAGAAAAAAATCCTTTGATGGACAGATATTCTCAATCTACCTGATACTTTACGGGATTGAGAGGTTTCTCCTTGAGTTCTGGAGAGGTGTAACACCACCTCTGCCTGTTATAGGTCTTACATGGAATCAGATAGTGACAGCAGGAATGGTTGTAGCAGGGGTTGTTATTCTCCTATACGGACTTAAAAGGAAAAAAAGATGA
- the truB gene encoding tRNA pseudouridine(55) synthase TruB, translated as MDGILLVDKPENITSNHLVQKIKKHFKQITGKEIKVGHTGTLDYFASGLMVITVGKATRLTEYFQGLDKEYIATGELGKITDTYDRQGRVIEEKECKIDEDQLKDIILSFKKRYLQTPPPYSSKRIEGKRAYQLAKKGIQVKLKPKEVTIYSIQILKIEMPFFTIKVHCSSGTYIRSLVKEIGDKAGCGAYVKSLRRTKVGIFSVENAIKLEELLRMTEQDIESRLIDIKDALYFFTEILLDPVFDERFIKGQRFKVPYSIKGLVKVLDKNKRFLGIGEIKENQILQPVKVFI; from the coding sequence ATGGACGGGATACTTCTGGTTGATAAACCTGAAAATATAACATCAAATCATCTTGTTCAGAAGATAAAAAAGCATTTTAAACAGATAACCGGAAAAGAGATAAAGGTTGGTCATACCGGGACGCTTGATTATTTCGCATCAGGTCTTATGGTCATAACAGTTGGGAAAGCAACAAGACTTACAGAGTACTTTCAGGGACTTGATAAGGAGTACATAGCAACAGGAGAGCTCGGGAAGATAACAGATACATACGACAGGCAGGGTAGAGTGATAGAAGAGAAGGAGTGTAAAATAGACGAAGACCAGTTGAAGGATATCATACTTTCATTTAAAAAAAGATACCTCCAGACCCCTCCCCCCTATTCATCAAAAAGGATTGAAGGTAAAAGGGCATACCAGCTAGCAAAGAAAGGCATTCAGGTGAAGTTAAAGCCAAAGGAGGTTACAATTTACAGCATTCAGATATTAAAAATTGAGATGCCCTTTTTCACAATAAAAGTTCACTGCAGTTCAGGAACGTACATAAGAAGTCTTGTAAAAGAGATAGGTGATAAAGCAGGATGTGGGGCATATGTAAAAAGCCTGAGGAGAACTAAGGTTGGCATTTTTAGTGTTGAAAACGCTATTAAATTAGAAGAACTTCTAAGGATGACAGAACAGGATATAGAAAGTAGATTAATAGATATAAAAGATGCTTTATATTTTTTTACAGAGATTTTATTAGATCCTGTTTTTGACGAAAGATTTATAAAAGGGCAGAGATTTAAGGTTCCTTACAGTATTAAAGGTTTAGTTAAAGTACTTGATAAAAATAAGAGATTTCTTGGTATCGGGGAGATTAAAGAAAACCAGATCCTACAGCCAGTTAAAGTTTTTATTTAA
- a CDS encoding bifunctional folylpolyglutamate synthase/dihydrofolate synthase, whose protein sequence is MKLYRLFNRKVFHIQPDLERIKKALEEIGEPQKEFPSILISGTNGKGSTAVYLESLLRYHGLKTGLFTSPHIMEENERWQVNRKSIEVDKLDRYIKEIEDLIKRYDLTYFEASAVIAFRYFLDENVDIAVLEVGLGGRWDATNVVYPEISVITNVSLDHTDLLGNSLMEIAREKLGITRKDRPVVIGTDQMEIISQAVMKGIKEIYHYPIGFTYQIKDRSMDYIFKGKEIRDIRTSILGDRQLSNAATALTAFLLYSERKGIKVDDEKVKKAISGSFIPGRMQILKEEPPVIVDGAHNLDAVSKTVEEVKRLYPGRKIITVFSCMKDKDYKSIIHIIRSSSDRVIATKLPFSRSITEDEISQFKDIDFIPDIDGALKKAIEEADSKSVVLITGSLYLAGEILKKIK, encoded by the coding sequence ATGAAGCTTTACAGACTTTTCAACAGAAAGGTCTTCCATATACAGCCTGATCTTGAAAGGATAAAAAAGGCGCTGGAAGAGATAGGAGAACCTCAAAAAGAATTTCCTTCTATACTTATATCAGGAACTAACGGTAAAGGATCAACAGCTGTATACCTGGAATCTCTTTTAAGGTATCACGGCCTTAAAACCGGCCTTTTTACATCACCTCACATAATGGAAGAGAATGAAAGATGGCAGGTGAACAGGAAAAGTATAGAAGTTGATAAGCTTGATAGATATATTAAAGAGATAGAGGATCTTATAAAAAGGTACGATCTTACATACTTTGAGGCTTCAGCTGTTATAGCATTCAGATACTTTTTAGATGAGAATGTTGATATAGCCGTTCTTGAGGTCGGTCTTGGTGGGAGATGGGATGCAACAAATGTCGTTTACCCGGAGATCTCAGTTATAACAAATGTATCACTTGATCATACAGATCTTCTTGGAAACAGTCTTATGGAGATAGCAAGGGAAAAGCTCGGGATAACAAGGAAAGACAGACCTGTTGTTATAGGAACTGACCAGATGGAGATAATATCACAGGCTGTGATGAAAGGTATAAAGGAGATATACCACTACCCTATAGGCTTTACATACCAGATAAAAGATAGAAGTATGGATTACATATTTAAGGGTAAAGAGATCAGGGATATCAGAACATCAATCTTAGGCGACAGACAGCTCTCAAATGCTGCAACAGCTCTAACAGCATTTTTACTTTACTCTGAAAGAAAAGGTATAAAAGTGGATGATGAAAAAGTGAAAAAAGCTATCTCAGGGAGTTTTATCCCTGGAAGGATGCAGATATTAAAGGAAGAGCCACCTGTTATAGTGGATGGGGCTCACAACTTAGATGCTGTCTCAAAAACGGTAGAAGAGGTAAAAAGATTATATCCAGGCAGAAAGATAATAACAGTTTTCAGCTGTATGAAAGATAAGGATTATAAGAGTATTATTCATATAATAAGATCCTCATCAGACAGGGTTATAGCAACAAAGTTACCTTTTTCACGTTCTATAACAGAAGATGAGATATCACAGTTTAAAGATATAGATTTTATACCGGATATAGATGGAGCTTTAAAGAAGGCTATAGAAGAAGCCGACAGTAAATCTGTTGTTCTAATAACAGGATCACTTTATCTTGCAGGGGAGATCCTGAAAAAAATAAAGTAA